In Nonlabens agnitus, the DNA window CTGGGTACGTACCATCCTTAGCGGTACATCACATTCTTCGATCTTGATAGGTATAACGGGAACGTTACTGTGTTTTGAGAAAGCGATTTCATCCTTGACGTTCTCTGATGCTACCGAAGTTTGTGACAGTACCAGGACCATGGCGTCTGCCTTTTTGATCTGCTCTTCCAACACATCATCCCAACCTTTTCCTACCGGTATTTGCTCATCAAACCATATTTCAAATTCTTGTTCACGCAGGACATCAACCAGATGTTTGACATACTCCTTATCTGCACGCGAGTAACTTATAAATAAACGTTTCATATGGATTGGTTTTCAGTTGGTTAGTTTAAAAATACGCCATTTAAAAATCTCACGAACTCATCATTTGTTTTTCTGGTCAATGTGGTGTAGGCAAGGCAGGCATTGGCATGCATGGAAATTTTCTCTCGTGGTCCAGCCTCAGCAGCGGCAATGGTATATTGCTCTTTGGCCGTTGAGAAGTCGGCTAGATATATGCTGGCTTCGGCAATAGTGGCGGCTTTCCAGATGCTTTCAAAAGGATCTTCTTGAGCACGCTTTCGCGAAAGCGTGGCATACTTTGTCATCTCCGCCCTATCCTGATGGTGAACAATGCTCATAAAGGCAAGATTGATAGCTAAAAAATATTGCTTCTCGATATTGTTCTCATCAACAGCCATATCAAACGCTTTTTTGTATAGGTCAAAACTGCGATCGCCGTCTTTCTCTTTGTTGTATTTAAGAAAACGCCGTTTGACACGACCTGCAAGTAAGCCTAAGAAATAAAGGCTTTCATTTTCATTTGCCTGACTTTCTGCAAAGTCTATCGCATCATCCAGCCGGTCGAGTCCTTCTAGTGCAAATATTAAATTACGCGTTCCTTTGTTACCTAGATTTTTACGGTCTGGCCAGAGTTCCCTAACCACAGCCTCGTAATCGCCTAACAATAGATTAATTTCTTCTTTGTTGGTGTATTTATTGGAGAAGGTATTGTCAGTCAGTGTTTTGCAAATCAACTGGTAACCATCATGATCAGTGTCTTCTGGCTGCACCATACTGAAATGATCTCCAGCTACTAATACATCGCTTGATACGTCAAAAACGCCAAAGCTATTTTCTGTTCCCACAAGATTGTCATCAGTTCCTACAGCATTCTTCAAGGTAAAATCTGGTGTAGAAAAGGACGCATTCCATTCCTTTCTCAAGTTTTGAATAAACGTTCCTGTAGAAAATAAATTCTGGTGTCGTTTTTCCACCTCTTTATTATCCTTGGCAAGAATCCCTTTGTTGGGCGTTGCCATTAAAATGATATGACTAATTATAGAACGTTCCTCTGGTTTGAGTTGCAACATGGCCATTTGAATAGCAAGTCCACCTAGGCTATGCCCTACTAGTGCCACCCTTTTATAATCCTCAAACTTATGACGTATTCCAGAGGCAATATTATCTGCCAACTTTTGAAGGTCTAACGAGCTGGCCCATATATCATGCCCCATTTCTGGCATGTTGTTTTGGGAAAACCCAAGAGGAAATAAATCCCAACCATCCATATCGCTATCCTGAGCCAGTAGCTTAGGGACTTCACCAAAGGATTTATGCGCCTCACCAGAAAAACCGTGTACAAAAACAGCAGCGTTTACACCATGATTCTCCCTAAATTTAGATAGCACTTCACCAGTAGCTTCTTTCTCTGTTCCTTTTGATTCAGTATATTGTTTTACAGTCTCTTGTATGTCTTTAAGTATATTTTTACTTAATATGAAGTTATCAAACATCTGCAGGGTTACAAAAGGTCGTTGTACGCTCTTGACTTCTGGCACTTTACGCATCACATGATTGATTACATCAGTCATTCTCACGTAGGGTTCTTTAAAATCAGGATGGTGTTTTCCTTCCAGGACTTCTAGCAAACATTCTGTAAACAGACTGTTTTCTGCATCCTTAGGAATGATCCACGATCGTTCTTCGGCACGGCAAGATGATAAAATAGACATACCGCGACCATCATCCATCTTGTGAATCATCCCTTCTGGATTGGTCAATCGATCCTTTAGGCTTGCTTTGCCTATACCTGGCGAACTCTTAGTCATACCACCAGCGTGACAACAGTCCAGCACTAGAATGAGGCGACGTGTTTTGAGTGATGCCAGCTTTTCCTTTAGCTCCGTAGCGAGAACCCAAGTATCTCTATACTTTCTACCATTATAATCGTTAGGAACCCAGAAATAATGGGTTTCATTCTCTTCTTCTGGTTTGAGATCCTTCCCGTCATGTTCCCATTCTTGTATGTCATTATCGGTATATGTACCTCCATGACCTGAGTAAAATAGCAAAACGCTGGAGTCTTCGTCTGTTTTATCGATCAATGTATCAAATGCGTCCAGAATTCCTTTTCTAGTGGCTTGCTTTTCTACCAGCAATTGTATATTCTCTGGCTTATAACCTACTTTATCAGGATCTGAAAGCAGATTAGCTATAGCTTCCGCATCTCGTGCACTGGCAGGCAAATCCTTGCCTACTCCTATTAAAAGCGCATATGCATTGTCGAGGTTTGATGTAGAGCTACTCATTGTATGGAATCTAACATTTGTTGTAATTGGGCTACCTGAGCATGTGAAATTGATATAGGTGCTGCATCAATCGCGGTGATAAGACGTTGCATTTTTACGCTTTTTTTTGGTGGAATGATGTTGCGTTGTACCAGCTCTGTTAAGATAGAAGATGGAGATTTTCCAATTACATTTATAGAACAATCGGTTGCTAATTCTACCAACGTATTATCTATTGACCTTTTGATCTCAACTAACTGTTCGTAAGGCCTTAACTTTTTCTCAAACCCTATCTTTGGACCACTTTTTTCTACACCAGCCGCAAGATCACTACCGAAAGTTTCTTGTGCGGCCTCAAGTGCGCTCTCGAAAGTAAGTGACAAACCACTGGCATTTGCCGTTATGGCTCCTAGCCTACCAAAGGCCGCTACCATAGGTTTGCGAAATAGAAGAATAATAATCAACAACATTGAGGGCCAAATGATGACGTTGATGAGTGCAATAAATTCTTGGATGGTCATATGGTAGCGTTTTAATGGTTAATGCCAGTAATTCATGATCTTATCAAATTCAGGGGTTTTGATTATATTTTTAAAAACGGGATCATTTTGAAACCTGCGCGTGGTATAAATGTTACCATCAGCAATGGAGGTTTGTAATAGTCGAAGGGCTTTATCATCATTCCCTATTCCTGCGTGATATCTAGCTAATTCATAATCAGTACTACCGTAATCGTAGTCTGTTTTAAGTCTTTTTATCTGGGCAAGCGTTTCCATGGCTTGTGATTTATTCCCGGCTTTATAAAATGCCGTTGCCAGCAAGGATTTTATTCTAATGTCTGCAGGTTTTGCGGCTGCTAGACGTTGCGCAAGCGATAGCGCTTTTACGTTTTGCCCTAGCCATAACATGGATTGTAGCGTACTGGCATCTTCAAAACCTTGACTTAATTCAATGACTTTAAGGAATTTCGCTTTCGCGAAAGCGAGATCATCCATCAACATAGCCTGCATTCCAAGAAAATACTGCAACCGGACTATTTCTTCAGGCCGCAATGATAATTCCTGCCGTTCCAGCAAAAGATCGATTTTTCTCTTCTGTCCCGTTTTAAGATAAGCGACTACCAATGGTTCCAGCAACAATTCTTGTTCCCGATCCTTAATGACTTTCTCAAGTTCGCTGATCACCTTTTGATAATCCCCAAGCTCAATATGGGCTAACGCACTTACATATTGACGATTAAGACACGTGTGGCAGTTATACAGATCCAAAGAATCGTTTGAAATACGTTCATAAATAGGTTCTACATCCTCAGGCCTATTGACGTACTGCTGGGCAACAACCATTACAGTAGAGTTATCGACAAGCTGTTGTGGTACAAATCGATACTCTTCTAGCAGCGTTTGATAGACTCGATCGTTTTCTCCATTGATAAGCGCCTCATAGTACTTCAATAGATTTGCCTGTCTTTTATTATCGTAGGCTGTCAATTTTATGGTTCGGCGTAAAGAGTCTGCGATTTTGTAATTGCCTTGACCGTAATGGTAGGCCACTCTCAATACTTGAGGTTCAAAAAAGGTAGGATCTATAGATATAGACTCGTTCAATAAATTTAGATAGTCTTTCTCGCGATGGGACTTTGACTTTGCTTCCAGTAGTTTCTCGTAAGCCATATATTTAGGAGGATTACGTTGCAAGCTCAAAGAATCGTTTTTGTTTTCTAAAAACAGATACCCCATGATGAGTTGCTTAATATTCTCGATACACACCAGCGGATCTCTACTGGAACACGATTGCGGTTTAAATGAAACCAATATATCCGATGTTTTCCCATCCGTTATGGAGCTTTGTACGATCAGCTGATCTTTATTTAGAAAATATGTTCCCGTAATGATTTTACTAGGCTGTATGAACCGGTCTAGAATCTTGATAGAGCCAGATGTATAGCCTTCAAAATCTTCTGCATATTGCTTTATGGTCTCGGTAGATATTACCTGGGCAATTTGTTTCTCATTAATTCCCTGAATAATCCAATCTGCCGCCATGCTGCCCGCTACGTCCAGAGAATCTTGCATACTGTTATTCTTGAATTTGAGCACCACGATGCGATCATCAACATCTACTATGGGTTCGCTTTCCACGCGTACAACCGTCTTAACGAGTGGTTCATCGTTATTAAAGAAATTTGCTTTAGTAATGACCACTACAACAGCCATACAGACCACGGAGAATATAGCTACCGTACCGAAATAGATCTTTTTAAAAGAAGCAATAGATGCTAATTCTTTTTTGCTTTGATCCTCGTTGTATTCTATATGAATTTTAAATTTATAGATGTAATACAGATAGAACGGGAAACCTAGTACCAAAATGAGTATCAGGACGGTAACCGACTTTTTAGGTAAACCAATGGGTTCCCATACTACCGCGAGTACTTGAAGTAACACCCATGTGGAAACCAAGTAGATAGAAATAAGCTTTAGAACGTCCTTCTTTTGACATTCAGCGATAAATTGCTTTATCGTCATTGGTGGTTGGTTTTATAATTACTTGAAAATTAAGGATTAATAACAAATATTCGCTAACTTAACAGTCATTAAGTTCTAACTAAAAAACCTTTAAACCATGAGCACTGAAAAAACTCCATCACCAAAGCCAGGAAAAGACGCACCAAAACCTGGAAAACCTATTGATCAAGATCAAGACGGAACACCAAAAACTGGCGTAGTTATAGGTCCTAGAAGAGATGGCCCAGCCATCTAAGTTTTGATTTTTAATTCAATAAGTAATCTAATTTGGACGTCATCTAATTAAAAAACCCATTGCACTGCAATGGGTTTCATTATAATCAAATGGTAAATGAGTATCGTATGGAGCTATTTTGCTTTTCAGAACTTCTTCTGTTTTAGCTTTCGCGCCAGCGCGCCGATAGGCAGAAAGTGAACTAAAAATTAAAACCTCAATTATGCTGCCACTGCTTCCTTTTCGGCCGTGAGCTCTTTCATAATATTTGCAAATGAGTTGTAAGATTTGATCTTATCATTTACATCATAGATATTACAAACTGCGATGAGCTCATCGGCATTGGTTTGTTTCAAGAAATCTTTTACTTGCGCCTTAACAGTTTCCTTACTGCCAATAAAGGAATATTTGAGCATTTGATGTAATTGTGGATGCTGCATCACTTGCTGTAAATCGTCGTCCATCACAACTGGAGGCTGCACAAAATCGCGTTGGCCCGTGAAGATCCCTATAATCATTTTAATCAACGAGGTGGCTAGAGCTTGTGCTTCTTCGTCAGTGTCGGCAATAATTACATTCACACCTGCCATCACATAGGGTTTATCCAAAACCTCTGATGGCTTAAATTCTTCTCGGTAAATCTTTAGGGCATCAAATAAATGAGTGGTAGCAAAATGGCTGGCAAATGCATAGGGTAATCCTTTTGCTGCCGCGAGATGTGCACTGTCGGTGCTGGATCCAAGAATGTATAGAGGCACATCAACACCTTCAGCCACGGTAGCGCGAACTTTTGATCTTGCATTTTCCTTCTTGAAATAAGTCTCGAGTTTTTCCAGTTCTGCTGGAAAGGAATGCGCGGCTTGCATAAAATCAGAGCGAATCGCTTGTGCGGTTTCACGATCTGTACCAGGTGCACGACCCAAACCTAGATCGATTCTATTGGGATAAAGGCTTGCCAAAGTTCCAAATTGCTCTGCTATAATCAATGGCGAGTGATTAGGTAACATGATGCCACCAGATCCTATGCGCAAGGTATTGGTGTTTTCTGCCAGATATCCTATTAATATGGACGTAGCACTACTACCTATGTTTGGAGCGTTGTGATGCTCTGCAAGCCAATATCGCTCGTAACCATTCTCTTCGGCAGCTTCAGCAATCTTAAGAACATTGTGATAGGTCTGTTGAATGGTTTGACCTTGTGATACCAGTGCAAGATCAAGTATAGAATATAATGTTTGATTCTTTTTCATGAACTACAGAGGTCAAACGCTGTACCATTTTAAATAGCTGCCATAATAGCAAGATGAAGCACCTGTAATCGTGTTACTATTGAATTTTTTAAATGCCGTGCAATAAAAAACCCATCTAGGTAAGCCTAGATGGGTTTTAATTTCAATTCCTTATTTCCTTAAGAAAACGGGAAGGGCAGTTTGTTTAAATTCTGATTATAGAACTTTTACGTTTACTGCGTTCAATCCTTTGTTTCCTTCTTTAAGATCAAAAGATACTTCATCGCCTTCGCGAATTTCATCGATCAATCCTGAGATATGTACGAAGTGGTCCTTGTCAACACCTTCTTCAGTGATGAATCCGAAACCTTTAGTTTCATTGAAAAATTTTACTGTTCCTGTACTCATTGTAAATGTTATAATAATTAAGCTGCAAAGATGAACTTATTCTAGGTAGGAACAGCTATTATTATCAGTTATATTTAAATAAAAAACTTTTGAAAATCAACAACTTACTATCTATAGGCCTTGCCATAGGATTGAACCTTTAATTAATTTTTGAATTGGCAGCTCACGACTACCTTTTTGTTGCGTATTGCAAGCCGATCGCCTATTTTTAAAGGGTCAAACAGGAACTAAAAGGACAACTTATGGCCATTATCAAACGAGAAGACATTTCCCAAGAGGTTTTTGACCTCTATGACGATTATGCCCACAACAAGATTGACAGACGTGTCTTTTTAGAGCGTTTATCGGTTTTTGCGGTAGGCGCGATCACACTACCTTCCTTGCTCAGTTTTGTGCAACCTAATTATGAGAACCCAACGGTTCCCGTCGATGACGATAGATTTGCGAGTGAATACATTACTTATGAGTCTTCTAAAGGTGGCGGCGAGATTAAAGGTTTGCTTTCAAAACCAGCTCATCTGACAGATAAAGTTCCTGGTATCGTCGTGGTTCATGAAAATCGTGGATTGAATCCTTATGTGGAAGATGTAGGCCGACAAGGTGCGGTTGATGGATTCATCACCTTAGCACCAGACGCCTTGACACCATTGGGCGGTTATCCAGGTAATGATGATGAAGGTCGTGCCATGCAAAGCAAGCGCGATCGATTGGAAATGCTGGAAGACTTTATTGCTGCTTACCATTACGTCAAAAACCATGAGAACTGCAATGGCAATGTAGGCGTCGTGGGCTTCTGTTTTGGTGGTTGGGTGGCAAACATGATGGCTGTACAACTGCCAGGTTTAGGTGCGGCCGTACCTTTTTATGGTCGACAGCCTGATAAGGAACAAGCCGCCGAGGTTAAGGCGCCGCTCCTACTTCAATATGCTGGACTGGATGAGCGCGTGAATGCCGGCTGGCCAGAATACAAGGAAGTTTTGGAATCCAACAACATTGAGCATACCGCTTATTTTTATGAAGGTGTCAACCACGGCTTCCACAATTATTCCACACCTAGGTACGACAAAGCTGCTGCAGATCTTGCCTGGAGCCGTACGATTGATTTTTTCAAAAAGCATCTTTCTTGATGCAAGAAGATACAGAGTCTCGCTTTCCTGTTTACCGACAAGCAATCACATAAGCGAACTCTCATAAAACTTTTTCCGTCTAATTTTAAACCTAACAATTAATATAAACCAATGAAGAAAACTCAATTATTATTCTCGAGTCTCATACTGGCCGCTGGCCTTGTGACGGCCCAACAACAAGATCCAGTGGTAGATGCCATGGTAAAAGAAGCCACTGAAAACTCCCAACTGGAAAACCTAGCGCATGAACTTATGGATGTCGTGGGACCACGTCTAGTAGGTTCACCACAGATGAAGGCCGCTGGTGACTGGGCAGTAAATAAATACAAATCATGGGGCATCGACGCCAAAACCGAAAAATATGGCGACTGGCGCGGCTGGGAACGCGGTATAACGCACATTGATTTGGTAGCACCTAGAGTACAAACGCTGCAGGGTATGCAACTGGCCTGGAGTCCTAGCACCGGTAAAAAAGGAGTACGCGGTGAAGTCGTGGCACTACCTACCGTTTCCAATGAAGCAGAATTCCAAAATTGGTTAAAAACCATTAAAGGTAAAATCGTCCTAACATCTATGCCGCAATCTACCGGTAGACCAGATGAAAACTGGGAAGAGTTCGCAACACCAGAATCATTTGAGAAAATGAAGGAAATGCGTGATACTCTCAACCAGCAGTTTAGAAAAAACATGAGTAATATGGGTGTTTCTTCCCGCGATTTGGATTCCGTTCTTGAAAAGGCTGGCGCTATTGCGGTAATTTCATCTAACTGGTCCAGAGGTTTTGGAGTGAATAAGATCTTCAGCACCAGTACAGAAAAGATTCCTGAAATCGACCTAGAACTGGAAGACTACGGTATGTTATGGAGGCTGGCAGAATCAGGTCACAAACCAGAAGTAAACATTGTAGCCGAATCTAAAGACCTAGGAAAACAACCTACATTCAACACGATAGCAGAAATTAAAGGAACTGAAAAACCAGATGAATATGTGGTGCTATCAGCGCACTTTGATTCTTGGGATGGCGGTACTGGAGCGACTGACAATGGTACGGGAACCATCACCATGATGGAGGCTGCAAGATTGCTTAAAAAGCACTACCCTAATCCAAAGCGTACGATTATCGTTGGCCTTTGGGGTAGCGAGGAACAAGGTTTGAACGGTTCTAGAGCTTATGTAGAAGATCATCCAGAAATCGTTGAAGGCGTACAAGCCGTATTCAATCAGGATAACGGTACTGGTCGTGTGGTTAACTTATCTGGTGGTGGTT includes these proteins:
- a CDS encoding M20/M25/M40 family metallo-hydrolase; the encoded protein is MKKTQLLFSSLILAAGLVTAQQQDPVVDAMVKEATENSQLENLAHELMDVVGPRLVGSPQMKAAGDWAVNKYKSWGIDAKTEKYGDWRGWERGITHIDLVAPRVQTLQGMQLAWSPSTGKKGVRGEVVALPTVSNEAEFQNWLKTIKGKIVLTSMPQSTGRPDENWEEFATPESFEKMKEMRDTLNQQFRKNMSNMGVSSRDLDSVLEKAGAIAVISSNWSRGFGVNKIFSTSTEKIPEIDLELEDYGMLWRLAESGHKPEVNIVAESKDLGKQPTFNTIAEIKGTEKPDEYVVLSAHFDSWDGGTGATDNGTGTITMMEAARLLKKHYPNPKRTIIVGLWGSEEQGLNGSRAYVEDHPEIVEGVQAVFNQDNGTGRVVNLSGGGFLYSYDYLSRWLSAVPNDITKHIETSFPGSPARGGSDYASFQAAGAPAFSLSSISWDYWNYTWHTNRDTYDKIVFDDVRNNAILTAILAYKASEDPEKASREKAVLPINRRTGEPSEWPTPRSPTRLGGM
- a CDS encoding cold-shock protein, producing the protein MSTGTVKFFNETKGFGFITEEGVDKDHFVHISGLIDEIREGDEVSFDLKEGNKGLNAVNVKVL
- a CDS encoding dienelactone hydrolase family protein; amino-acid sequence: MAIIKREDISQEVFDLYDDYAHNKIDRRVFLERLSVFAVGAITLPSLLSFVQPNYENPTVPVDDDRFASEYITYESSKGGGEIKGLLSKPAHLTDKVPGIVVVHENRGLNPYVEDVGRQGAVDGFITLAPDALTPLGGYPGNDDEGRAMQSKRDRLEMLEDFIAAYHYVKNHENCNGNVGVVGFCFGGWVANMMAVQLPGLGAAVPFYGRQPDKEQAAEVKAPLLLQYAGLDERVNAGWPEYKEVLESNNIEHTAYFYEGVNHGFHNYSTPRYDKAAADLAWSRTIDFFKKHLS
- a CDS encoding caspase family protein, encoding MSSSTSNLDNAYALLIGVGKDLPASARDAEAIANLLSDPDKVGYKPENIQLLVEKQATRKGILDAFDTLIDKTDEDSSVLLFYSGHGGTYTDNDIQEWEHDGKDLKPEEENETHYFWVPNDYNGRKYRDTWVLATELKEKLASLKTRRLILVLDCCHAGGMTKSSPGIGKASLKDRLTNPEGMIHKMDDGRGMSILSSCRAEERSWIIPKDAENSLFTECLLEVLEGKHHPDFKEPYVRMTDVINHVMRKVPEVKSVQRPFVTLQMFDNFILSKNILKDIQETVKQYTESKGTEKEATGEVLSKFRENHGVNAAVFVHGFSGEAHKSFGEVPKLLAQDSDMDGWDLFPLGFSQNNMPEMGHDIWASSLDLQKLADNIASGIRHKFEDYKRVALVGHSLGGLAIQMAMLQLKPEERSIISHIILMATPNKGILAKDNKEVEKRHQNLFSTGTFIQNLRKEWNASFSTPDFTLKNAVGTDDNLVGTENSFGVFDVSSDVLVAGDHFSMVQPEDTDHDGYQLICKTLTDNTFSNKYTNKEEINLLLGDYEAVVRELWPDRKNLGNKGTRNLIFALEGLDRLDDAIDFAESQANENESLYFLGLLAGRVKRRFLKYNKEKDGDRSFDLYKKAFDMAVDENNIEKQYFLAINLAFMSIVHHQDRAEMTKYATLSRKRAQEDPFESIWKAATIAEASIYLADFSTAKEQYTIAAAEAGPREKISMHANACLAYTTLTRKTNDEFVRFLNGVFLN
- a CDS encoding tetratricopeptide repeat protein, producing MTIKQFIAECQKKDVLKLISIYLVSTWVLLQVLAVVWEPIGLPKKSVTVLILILVLGFPFYLYYIYKFKIHIEYNEDQSKKELASIASFKKIYFGTVAIFSVVCMAVVVVITKANFFNNDEPLVKTVVRVESEPIVDVDDRIVVLKFKNNSMQDSLDVAGSMAADWIIQGINEKQIAQVISTETIKQYAEDFEGYTSGSIKILDRFIQPSKIITGTYFLNKDQLIVQSSITDGKTSDILVSFKPQSCSSRDPLVCIENIKQLIMGYLFLENKNDSLSLQRNPPKYMAYEKLLEAKSKSHREKDYLNLLNESISIDPTFFEPQVLRVAYHYGQGNYKIADSLRRTIKLTAYDNKRQANLLKYYEALINGENDRVYQTLLEEYRFVPQQLVDNSTVMVVAQQYVNRPEDVEPIYERISNDSLDLYNCHTCLNRQYVSALAHIELGDYQKVISELEKVIKDREQELLLEPLVVAYLKTGQKRKIDLLLERQELSLRPEEIVRLQYFLGMQAMLMDDLAFAKAKFLKVIELSQGFEDASTLQSMLWLGQNVKALSLAQRLAAAKPADIRIKSLLATAFYKAGNKSQAMETLAQIKRLKTDYDYGSTDYELARYHAGIGNDDKALRLLQTSIADGNIYTTRRFQNDPVFKNIIKTPEFDKIMNYWH
- a CDS encoding LLM class flavin-dependent oxidoreductase → MKKNQTLYSILDLALVSQGQTIQQTYHNVLKIAEAAEENGYERYWLAEHHNAPNIGSSATSILIGYLAENTNTLRIGSGGIMLPNHSPLIIAEQFGTLASLYPNRIDLGLGRAPGTDRETAQAIRSDFMQAAHSFPAELEKLETYFKKENARSKVRATVAEGVDVPLYILGSSTDSAHLAAAKGLPYAFASHFATTHLFDALKIYREEFKPSEVLDKPYVMAGVNVIIADTDEEAQALATSLIKMIIGIFTGQRDFVQPPVVMDDDLQQVMQHPQLHQMLKYSFIGSKETVKAQVKDFLKQTNADELIAVCNIYDVNDKIKSYNSFANIMKELTAEKEAVAA